A DNA window from Acidobacteriota bacterium contains the following coding sequences:
- a CDS encoding DUF1998 domain-containing protein produces the protein MTDEAMPVRLSHLLRHCSVGAVVRGPDHLVTVKDTTFWKGSDEQGIRHVERVRRALKIDKALRTPPKAKVENNGRVSGHAIPAMRFPAWTRCSRCGLLHHLPWRRARTDRTETRGEVQIDPSRCSGPAPHHRMGGDDPVCGGKLEQVPWVLAHEHGYLADVPWHALAHHEPRRAASRACPADWKSPYLQIQPAEWGYRVLCTRCRASGPIASRFPYFGHEWQQPWLRKPPEERPEGLAWILEIGDVRVHSPETRTALVIPPESRIRKGTVVDRLYSSTDRKEEIRDCRTELQRRTTLGRIAAEWGCGIDEVEEALEEIEGGYPLYGKSAGDGDLLGSEYRALIGEIPDLHEDEDFVTEHHTRAWSDLGGKLQGTAARLIAAVDRLIAVNRLKEILVLDGFRRLEGRMTPPDLAGMADWLPALELYGEGIFFTLRESFMRRWEADRQVRDRARIFLDRFNGSGIRSPMGPPTVSPRFLLLHTLAHLMIRELETKAGYPAASLRERIYCQNGGAVDSGSMAGVLIYVAVPDTEGSLGGLMSQAEPSRFIRLLSSAVEAAEWCSLDPVCARQEGHGPGLLNRAACHACALLPETSCAFGNVLLDRAFVTEVAGGITGLFDIVEGPEQRG, from the coding sequence ATGACTGACGAAGCCATGCCGGTGCGGCTATCGCACCTGCTGCGGCACTGTTCCGTGGGCGCGGTGGTCCGGGGGCCGGATCACCTGGTGACGGTGAAGGACACGACATTCTGGAAGGGCAGCGACGAACAGGGGATTCGCCACGTCGAGCGGGTGCGCCGCGCCCTGAAGATCGACAAGGCCCTGCGCACGCCGCCGAAGGCGAAGGTGGAGAACAACGGCCGGGTTTCCGGACACGCCATTCCGGCCATGCGCTTTCCGGCCTGGACGCGGTGCTCCAGGTGCGGCCTGCTCCATCATCTCCCGTGGCGGCGCGCCCGAACCGACCGGACCGAAACACGCGGCGAGGTGCAGATCGACCCGTCCCGCTGCTCGGGTCCGGCGCCGCACCATCGGATGGGTGGCGACGATCCGGTCTGCGGGGGGAAGCTGGAACAGGTCCCCTGGGTACTGGCGCACGAACACGGCTACCTGGCGGACGTGCCCTGGCATGCTCTGGCGCACCACGAGCCGAGACGCGCGGCTTCAAGGGCGTGTCCGGCGGATTGGAAGAGTCCGTACCTGCAGATCCAACCTGCCGAGTGGGGTTACCGGGTTCTTTGTACGAGATGCCGCGCCTCCGGTCCCATTGCGTCGCGCTTTCCCTATTTCGGCCACGAATGGCAGCAGCCGTGGCTGCGCAAACCCCCCGAGGAGAGGCCGGAGGGATTGGCCTGGATCCTGGAGATCGGCGACGTTCGCGTCCACTCGCCGGAGACCCGGACCGCGTTGGTCATCCCCCCTGAATCCCGCATCCGCAAGGGAACCGTGGTGGACCGGCTCTACAGCAGCACGGACCGGAAGGAGGAGATCCGGGATTGCCGGACCGAGCTGCAGCGAAGGACGACTCTCGGGCGAATCGCCGCCGAGTGGGGTTGCGGCATCGATGAAGTCGAGGAAGCGCTCGAGGAGATCGAGGGTGGATACCCGCTCTACGGGAAATCCGCCGGCGATGGGGATCTGCTCGGCAGCGAGTACCGGGCATTGATCGGGGAGATTCCGGACCTTCATGAGGACGAGGACTTCGTCACCGAACATCACACGCGGGCTTGGTCCGATCTCGGAGGAAAGCTGCAGGGAACCGCCGCCCGGCTGATCGCCGCCGTGGACCGGCTGATCGCCGTCAACCGGCTCAAGGAGATCCTGGTGCTCGATGGGTTCCGGCGTCTCGAAGGCCGGATGACACCGCCGGATCTCGCCGGGATGGCCGACTGGCTGCCGGCTCTGGAACTCTACGGAGAGGGGATCTTCTTCACCTTGCGCGAGTCGTTTATGAGGCGATGGGAGGCGGACCGGCAGGTTCGGGACCGCGCCCGGATATTTCTCGACCGGTTCAATGGGTCGGGCATCCGTTCACCGATGGGACCTCCAACGGTTTCTCCCCGCTTCCTGCTTCTGCACACGCTGGCTCACCTGATGATCCGGGAACTGGAGACAAAGGCCGGATATCCTGCCGCGTCGTTGCGCGAACGCATCTATTGTCAGAACGGGGGCGCTGTGGACTCCGGGTCGATGGCGGGAGTCCTGATCTATGTCGCCGTGCCGGACACGGAAGGTTCCCTGGGCGGTTTGATGAGTCAGGCCGAGCCGAGCCGGTTTATCCGACTGTTGAGTTCGGCGGTCGAGGCGGCCGAATGGTGCTCGCTGGATCCGGTCTGCGCCCGGCAGGAAGGTCACGGTCCCGGGCTCCTGAACCGTGCTGCCTGCCATGCCTGCGCCCTGCTTCCGGAGACGAGTTGCGCCTTCGGCAACGTGCTGTTGGATCGCGCCTTCGTCACGGAAGTCGCCGGCGGCATTACGGGGCTGTTCGACATCGTGGAAGGTCCGGAACAGCGAGGCTGA
- a CDS encoding ATP-binding domain-containing protein, protein MAKRRFELPGIQDLSKQQEAALALSKNGQHLIVGGPGTGKTVLALIRVLRHARDGDPHVFLVHNHLLHRWSDQLAGETLSSTTWIKWFGRKIWEITGQLLPTKRADPPGGFQPIDWDAVSDLVKQVGPVKNAPYLVIDEGQDMPPQFYRSLVMLGFERFFVAADQNQQITEAHSSRKDLETELGIDTKDVVELTHNYRNSAPVAKLARAFYTGDPASPRPALPGRHGLPAWLIDYPPERLAEVCRRIVRLADRDPRTMVGVLAPNNDVRQRYLDGLCSVEGAALDHDPPAIESFYGSHQPEVRFDEGGILVINCQACKGLEFDVAVLADIDRHFYRPDDREAAMKLFYVMVARARERVVLLRQSGVESRIEEILPDDPEVLRRGVIGGSKRS, encoded by the coding sequence ATGGCGAAGCGCCGGTTTGAACTGCCGGGCATCCAGGACCTGAGCAAGCAACAGGAAGCGGCTCTGGCCCTGTCCAAGAATGGCCAGCATCTGATCGTCGGCGGCCCGGGGACCGGGAAGACGGTGTTGGCGCTGATTCGGGTCCTGCGTCACGCCAGGGATGGTGACCCTCATGTTTTCCTGGTCCACAATCATCTGCTCCACCGTTGGAGCGACCAACTCGCTGGAGAGACGCTGTCGAGCACCACTTGGATAAAGTGGTTTGGCCGGAAGATCTGGGAAATTACCGGCCAACTGCTGCCGACCAAGCGTGCCGATCCTCCCGGTGGTTTCCAACCCATCGACTGGGACGCCGTTTCGGATCTCGTGAAACAGGTAGGACCAGTCAAGAATGCTCCGTACCTTGTAATCGACGAGGGTCAGGACATGCCGCCACAGTTTTACCGGTCCCTGGTCATGCTGGGCTTCGAACGGTTCTTCGTGGCGGCAGATCAGAATCAACAGATCACCGAGGCCCACAGCAGCCGCAAGGACCTTGAAACGGAACTGGGCATCGACACGAAGGACGTCGTCGAATTGACCCACAACTATCGGAACAGCGCGCCGGTGGCCAAGCTGGCTCGCGCGTTCTACACGGGTGATCCTGCCAGCCCGCGACCGGCATTGCCTGGGCGCCACGGGTTGCCCGCGTGGCTCATCGATTATCCGCCGGAGCGTCTTGCGGAGGTCTGCCGCCGGATCGTCCGGCTCGCTGATCGCGATCCGAGGACGATGGTCGGCGTCCTCGCTCCGAACAACGATGTCCGTCAGCGTTATCTCGACGGGCTGTGCTCGGTGGAAGGAGCCGCCCTGGACCATGATCCTCCGGCTATCGAATCCTTCTACGGCAGCCATCAGCCCGAAGTGCGGTTCGATGAAGGCGGCATCCTGGTCATCAACTGCCAGGCCTGCAAGGGCCTGGAGTTCGATGTCGCCGTGCTGGCCGACATCGACCGGCACTTCTATCGGCCTGACGATCGGGAGGCGGCGATGAAGCTCTTCTACGTCATGGTGGCCCGAGCGCGAGAGCGGGTGGTTCTGCTCCGTCAGAGCGGGGTCGAAAGTCGAATCGAAGAGATACTGCCTGACGATCCCGAAGTTCTTCGGAGAGGAGTTATTGGCGGGAGCAAGCGAAGTTGA